Within Methyloversatilis discipulorum, the genomic segment GTCTGCTGGCCAACGACGCGCTGAATTTCGCGCTCACCAATCGCGTCCCGCGCGCGGCACTCACCCGCCTCTTCGGCGGGTTCAGCAAGATCGACCATCCGTGGGTGCGCCACGTGTCGATTGCACTGTGGAAGGCCTTCGGCGATGTCGATCTGTCGGAGGCGAAGAAGACGCACTTCTCCAGCCTGCACGACGCCTTCATCCGCGAACTGCGCGACGGCGCCCGGCCTCTCGACCCGCGGCCCGAAGTACTGGTGAGCCCCTGCGACGCCATCGTCGGCGCCCTCGGTCGCATCGACGGCGACACGCTGCTGCAGGCCAAGGGCATGCGCTACACGCTGGGCGAACTGCTGGGCGACGAGACGCTGGCAGCGCAGCTGCGCGACGGGCACTACGTGACGCTGCGCATCACGGCGTCGATGTACCACCGCTTCCACGCGCCGGCGGACTGCCGCGTCGAGCAGGTGCGCTACTTTCCGGGCGACACCTGGAACGTGAATCCGCCGGCGCTGGACCGTGTCGAGCGGCTCTACTGCCGCAACGAACGCGCCGTGCTGACGGCGCGGATGTACAACGGCACGCCGCTGGTGCTGGTGCCGGTGGCTGCCATCCTGGTCGCCAGCCTGCGTCTGCACTGCGTCGACCTGACGCTGCATGCGGGCTACGCCGGGCCGCACCGTCTGAGCTGCGATTCGTCCGTTCGCCGGGGTGAGGAGATGGGCTGGTTCGAGCACGGCTCGACCATCATCGTGCTGCTGCCCGCCCAGGCAGCGCTGGCACCGCAGGTTCGCACCGGCGAGCGCATACGGATGGGTCAGGCGCTGTTCGCGCCGCCGCCCGCGGACCGCGTGTAGGACAGCCCCGACACGCTGCAGCGCGGCGCACCGACGGAACTTTCAACGCCGGATGCAGAAGATGCTGAGGCGGCGCACGTGCGCCGACCATCACACCAGGGAGCCCGACATGAACATCCATCGCACCGTAGCTGCCACGCTCGTCGCCGCCTTTGCCTTCACGCTGGCCGCCTGCGAGCAGGAAGGACCGGCCGAACGTGCTGGCAAGGCCGTCGACAACGCGGTCGAGAAGGCTGGCGACAAGATCGAGAACGCGGGCGACAAGGCCAAGGACGCGCTGGACGAAGCGCGCAAGTAAGACGCACAGCGCCATGCACGCCGCGCCGATCACCCTCGCCGTGCTGTCCGGGCTGCTGCTCGGGGCGTGCGCGCGTCAGCCCGACATCGCTGCGATCGCCGACAGCCGTACCGCCGAGGCGGCGATGATCGCGGCGGCCACGCCATGGTCCTACGGCGTCGAAAGCCCATATGGCGAGATCGTCCGTATCGACATGCTGTGGCCCCTGGTCGAACAGCCGCTGGAACCGCGCCCGCTCGATGCACCGAAGCAGGATGGCATCGCGCCGCCCGGGCGATACAGCATCAGCATCATGCTGGAGAGCGGTGAGCTGCGCACCGTCGTGCGGCCGAGTCTGGGCAATCTGCGGGTGGGCGATCAGGTGCGTCTGTTCGGCGACGTGATGCTTCGCAGCTAGATGATCCGCAGCGCCGCCTGTACCGCGACTTAACGCATGGACACAAATCAGACACCGGCAGAGAGCATTCCGCCACGGTAAGCGCGGGCGGGATCACTAGAATCGGTCATCCGGATACTCATTACGGACGACGCTCGTGACCCGCCGCTTCCCTGCTCTGCCGCTCCTGCTGTGCGCGCTGCTCGCCGGCTTCT encodes:
- the asd gene encoding archaetidylserine decarboxylase (Phosphatidylserine decarboxylase is synthesized as a single chain precursor. Generation of the pyruvoyl active site from a Ser is coupled to cleavage of a Gly-Ser bond between the larger (beta) and smaller (alpha chains). It is an integral membrane protein.), encoding MTARALFQRLLANDALNFALTNRVPRAALTRLFGGFSKIDHPWVRHVSIALWKAFGDVDLSEAKKTHFSSLHDAFIRELRDGARPLDPRPEVLVSPCDAIVGALGRIDGDTLLQAKGMRYTLGELLGDETLAAQLRDGHYVTLRITASMYHRFHAPADCRVEQVRYFPGDTWNVNPPALDRVERLYCRNERAVLTARMYNGTPLVLVPVAAILVASLRLHCVDLTLHAGYAGPHRLSCDSSVRRGEEMGWFEHGSTIIVLLPAQAALAPQVRTGERIRMGQALFAPPPADRV